gctcctctgtcctccactcgttacctgtattaatggcatctgtttggagtcgttatcagtataaaagacacctgtccacaacctcaaacagtcacactccaaactccactatggccaagaccaaagagctgtcaaaggacaccagaaacaaaattgtagacctgcaccaggctgggaagactgaatctgcaataggtaagcagcttggtgtgaagaaatcaactgtgggagcaattattagaaaatggaagacatataagaccactgataatctccctcgatctggggctccacgcaagatctcaccccgtggggtcaaaatgatcatcagaactgtgagcaaaaatcccagaaccacacggggggacctagtgaatgacctccggagagctgggaccaaagtaacaaaagctaccatcagtaacacactgcgccgccagggactcaaatcctgcagtgccagacgtgtccccctgcttaaaccagtacatatccaggcccgtttgaagtttgctagagagcatttggatgatccagaagaggattgggagaatgtcatatggtcagatgaaaccaaaatagaactttttggtaaaaactcaacttgtcgtgtttggaggagaaagaatgctgagttgcatccgaagaacaccatacctactgtgaagcatgggggtggaaacatcatgctttggggctgtttttctgcaaagggacctggacgactgatccgtgtaaatgaaagaatgaatggggccatgtatcgtgagattttgagtgaaaacctccttccatcagcaagggcattgaagatgaaacgtggctgggtctttcaacatgacaatgatcccaaacacaccgcccgggcaacaaaggagtggcttcgtaagaagcatttcaaggtcctggagtggcctagccagtctccagatctcaaccccatagaaaatctttggaggaagttgaaagtccgtgttacccagcgtcagccccaaaacattactgctctagaggagatctgcatggaggaatgggccaaaataccagcaaaagtgtgtgaaaaccttgtgaagacttacagaaaacgtttgacctctgtcattgccaacaaagggtatataacaaagtattgagatgacattttgttattaaccaaatacttattttccaccataatttgcaaataaattctttaaaaatcctacaatgtgattttctggatttttgtttctcattttgtctctcatagttgaggtatacctgtgatgaaaattacagggctctctcatctttttaaataggagaacttgcacaattggtggctgactaaatactttttttccccactgtatgtgaAATCTAACCAATAAAGTTTTCTAAACGACACgctgctgcagggtgctggaggtgaCTTGGGTCCATTAATGCTGCAGTCCATGGAAAGTGCAGTAGTAAAATACTACATTAATCTTTTCTGTTCCAATAATTACTGTCCATGTATATGGATAGATGACAGAGGATCTGTGTCTGCCTTGCACACTTGTTTCTGATAAAGATGCTTATAAGAAAACGCAGAGATATGTGTAAGTTCTGTATTTCATTGACTGCTACACCTAAAGGGTAGGAGGTTTTCTTATTCTCTATTTTGGAACATATTAAAACgaaattttatttgttttattgtttttactcctgactggtgtttttattgtactgttttatattcctgtgttttatcaaaTTGATACTTATttttattagtaatttattcCACTCTTgttaggctgtgtacagcactttggctgaccttgtTTTGTatagtgctctataaataaagatggattggattggaacAAATACGAAGGAAccttgtagagaagattgaagcaaggcgtctggacttgtagagttttcttgaagacgtttcgctgctcatccaatcagcttcatcagttctaactgtttggtgggaaacatggtttatatgtggctacagacctcagtgggggggtctgggtaaaacttaaataaacaatagcactaaatgtttccatacttacctgtgatgttctggctgactgggccaggtgtgtctaacgactggctaacgactatgaaactgccggagggggactggttgacagccctttgttcttactgtgagtatgtgcaaacttcctgggaatggatggaatcactgcattgtatgtggtagaaagatgatgtctgaggccaccacctctgttaagggaaggtttttccagcttaacatagatggcttcctccctgtctaaaatgtgaacgttgttgtcctcaaaggagtgtcctttgtctttgaggtggaggtgaacagctgagtcttgtcctgaggaggtggctctcctgtgctgagccattcttctgtggagtggctgtttagtttctccaatgtacagatcagagcattcctcactgcactggactgcatatatcacattgctgtgtttctccctgggaatcttgtccttcgggtgaaccagtctctgtctcagtgttgtcataggtttgaaatggaccgggatgtcatggttgttgaagatcctgcggagtttctctgatactcctgacacacatgattccatccattcccaggaagtttgcacatactcacagtaagaacaaagggctgtcaaccagtccccctccgccagtttcatagtcgttagccagtcgttagacacacctggcccagtcagccagaacatcacaggtaagtatggaaacatttagtgctattgtttatttaagttttacccagacccacccactgaggtctgtaaccacatataaaccatgtttcccaccaaacagttagaactgatgaagctgctgggatgagagcgaaacgtcttcaagaaaactctacaagtccagacgccttgcttcaatcttctctacgtatgatgacctggatgactgagaatcttcatcaacaaggaaCCTTGTACTCTGATGGAGGTCTGGCGCCCCCTACCATCCAACCAACATCTGTGCATGATGATTTAAACATGATGATTTAAAATATACAACTTTGATTACCACAGCATCTAATTTattctgtctttattttgtcTGTAAGAATTAGTTTTAGCCTTTCAGAGGGATGTATTGCCTAAACTTAATGTGTTTCCATTTACATGTATTCATATTTGTACCCATGTCTCCAGggtttgtatttttaaaattatttttttaagtgtggTCTTGTGATAAGTGACATCAGCGCCGGCTTTCGGCGAGTTATGTTGTCAGATGATGTCCTGCAGGAATCTCTCTGTAATCAAGCCAAGCTCTGTTACACTGAGAAGAAACGGAACTTGCACCATACCGCCTTCAAAGTAAAGGCCTGAGAACCCAAGCACATTATCTGGACGACATGTTTACGCACGTAAAGCTTCAGTATCAAAAGTTGAAGGTGTTTAAACTGTGAATATACTTTTGAAGAAGCTGCATATAGATAGTGTCTGTGAATCAATGGTAACATTATTTTAGTGATCCACTATATGACAAAGGTTTGGCACAGTTTAATTTTGAAAATATTCCCCAGGATAATGCGTAATTCTGACTGACTTGGTGCTGGTTGTGCGCTTCTTTCGCTCTAAATGCGTCAACTTGTCAAATGTGATTCACTTCAGCTGTGGACATGTTTCACGCAATTAAtaagtaaagggggcaggtgtGAAGGATCCCTGTGCCCCGGTGATCGGGAAACTTTACCGGagtgtttttgtgatttttatccattttttttacatcaccGCATCCACTGTGGTGTTATTTCGCGCCTCACTGCGGGTCgtagttgtgtatgttgtgtCACCTAAacttgttgtgtgatttgtgGTTCTTGACGTTTGGTCGTCTTCCACAATGGCCTCAGCCACCTCCACCCCCGTCGCCTCCAGCAGCCGCTCCAGCCGCTCTAGCCGCCGCAGCGCAGCCGCCGGCCTGGCCAGCACCAGCCCGACCTGCCTGTCCCGGATCCAGGAGAAAGATGACCTCCGACACCTCAACGACCGCCTCGCTAACTACATCCAGCGGGTCCAAGAGCTGGAAAGCGAAAGGTCCGTTATGCTGTTtcagctggaggagaaggaggaatcGAAAAGCCGGGAGATGGGCAATGTGCGGCGGCTGtatgaggaggagctggctgatgTCAGAAAGTCCCTGGATGTTCTGGCCGGAGAGAGGGCCGGTCTGCAGATCGACTATGGGAATCTATGCGAGGAGCAGAAGAAACTTCAAGCCAGGTAGTAGGTACCGCTACTTCCGGCTttaatacatttacacatgAGAAGTCTATAAAAGCTTTCTTAACTTCCTTTTAACAAAGTTGACATTTCGGTCAACTGAATATTAGTCATTTataaatgacatcatgtttctCCGTTGAAAAACAAGGCAAAGGGATTTATTATATTAATGTAGTCCAGGCTGTGTCTTTACTTCatatgtgcattttattttgaaatgaaaaaattattaactttattttttattttttaattattaacatTAACTTATGTCCCTAAACAGCACATCAGCCTCAGATCTTTTCCAAGTGCACATTTAACAGATTGTTTTTGCATGAATAACAACATCAGTCCTGTAGCCTACTTCTGAAGGAGGTGTAGAATTTTACATTTGTGTAGTTGGGCCCGTGACCGCATGTTTTTGTTAATGGAGTCTGGTCTGCCATGGGACgacttgtgttttttgttttgttcttgtttttttttctgtggtagTTCTTATGATGGTCTCTTTTAGGAACCAGAAGAGGGAGAACGATCTGGCCAATGCATTGACTCAGTGGAGGAAAGTGGAGTCAGCTCTGAGCTCCAAGGATGCAGAGTACACCAAGCTGCTGTCTGAGAACAGGAGGCTGCATGATGACTTCGCAGACCTGCAGGGCCAGCTGGAAAACGTAtaaatgttttgtcattttgtggCCCACACAAAGTATCCCAGACTCAGAAATGATGGGGGGGGATCGGTAAATGATTAGCCTAGGATAACATAACAACTGGaatcagaaaagaaaatatagagCCTGAGAAAATCAATCTGTATTCCATtaataaacagtattttttacagtgtgtcctCTAGGCAAAGCAAACGGTAACATTTGTAACCTGGACAAGccagttttattttataagTTATTTCATGTCTGTGCCTGTAAAACATGCTGTTTCTGCATCCTACAACATAGAGTGTCTCTGCAGAGCAtgtctgacagacagcaggacatAAGACTGTCCACTGCTTTGTTGGTGGATATCAAAGATGTTATTTTAtgatttctctctttttaatcATGTTGTATTGCACAGCGATATGTGTGCAGTGTCTCCCTTCTTGTTACCATGATTGTACTATTTGTATAGAAGGTATgaagtgtttaaaaaaactgcaagAGCAAGTACAAGTGTGAGCATCAGGTCAAAAGTTTGGGTTAGACACTTTATATTGCTCTGTGGACTACGGTTTTCAAACCTTTGGTTATGTGTTGTCATCAGGTGGAGAATGTACTGGCGGACACCAAGAACCAGCTAAACTCTGAGATGCTGAGGAGGATAGACATGGAGAACCAGGTGCAAACACTGaaagagcagctggagctccAGAAGAACATCAGCGAGCAGGTAAAGCACACAAACCTCAGACTATAGGCTACAAATGTCAACATTGGTGATAGTTTCATCTCTTGCACTGGTGTTTTATAGGAGATTTTAGAGATCCGAAGCAGACATGAAAGCCGTCTAGTGGAGGTGGACTCAGGACGGCGGAGAGAGTTTGAGAGTAAACTGGCTGGGACGATGCAGCAGCTTCGCCAGGACCAcgagtttcagctgcagcagtacAAAGAAGAAATCGACCGGACCTTTAGCTCTAAGGTTTGAACGTAAATTGAAAGTGGCACCTGTATGAGTGTTCACATTTGTTTGtaaagtttttcttttaaaacgaTTGTCGCTTTGAATTGATGTGGTCCACAGTTACAGAATGCCCAGCAGGCTGCACTGGAAAAGAACAATGTTGTATCAGCCACAAAAGATGAACTGGAAACCGCCAAGGCCAGAGTGGACACCCtcaacctgcagctgcagcagtaccAGAAAGATGTAAGTTCACTTTGTAACACACCATAAACAGCACTGTGACCATTACAGTCATGTTCGAAGTTTAATcatttaagttttgtttttatgttggtgtttctttgtttaaaaCCGTAATAAAGTCATCTGATCATAGTAGGTCACATGTTCAATACTGAGTCCCTTTTTACAGCTTCCATAGGATGtaattgtgtgagctgcagcaggtgctgctgatgatcagtccttgatgaactgatcagcagcaggtgtacagacctctataaaaacagatgttttgacagtttgctgctctggaacattcaggtgtgtgttaacacaatgacaagagagaaagacataaaaaatggtgttagagaagcagctgttgctgcacatcaatctgaaagacttatgaaaccatttcaaactatttggagttcaacattctacagtgagaaagattattcacaagtggaaacattcaggacagctgtcagtcttcacaggagtggacgtcccagctaattcagcccaagatcagaaATACaatcagaaaaacacaaaaaactacaTGAGCTATAAAACAAAGAGCTACCTGTCAGAGCCTatagacctcactgagcatgctcagtgttaatgtgacagcacaactagaagaagactgaacaagtacagtgtgtttgtttgttaccaggagaaagactcttctgtctaaaaagcacatggaagcaggacaaACGTTATGTGATATTGTAGTTCCCTAATAATAGGAGCCACTATGATCAGatgactttttattattttacccAAGAAACATATAATTAAGAgggggtacacacacacaacattttaaacatgactgTGTGTTGGGGTATGAAAACAATCAAATGTGCAGGTTGATAGGCCAGACTTTGTGTAAGGTGTTTGTGTATCCATGCACTCCTAGCATAGTTTGACACCTACATGTAAGTGGTGTCCACAGCTGTCTCACAGAGGATGTTAATGGGGCCTTTGCAGTGTTAGCAGACAGAGCTAGGTTAGCTGTGCAGTGGGGTCAGATAcatatgtaaaaacattaacaaCAGTAGACATGTAAATATGCAGGAATCGGTAGCTTTAAACTTTATAATGTCATTAGTGCTAATGTTTCTCTTTGTATAATTGTCAGAAAATGCTGCTGGAAGGCCGGCTCCAGGAGCTGGAAAGGACTCTGGACCAGGAGCGGGAGCTTTGGCAGCAGAAGCTCCATcagaaggagcaggagctgctgaACCTGAGAAGCCAGATGTTCAGTCAGCTGGAGGACTACGAGAACCTGCTGGACATTAAGCTAGCTCTGGACATGGAGATCAATGCCTACAGGAAGATGCTGGAGGTTGAGGAACAGAGGTATCTGTTCTCATAAATCTAACGCATGGCTGCAGGTCTTTGGAAGTCCATAGAGTAAGTTAGTTATTCTCTCAGGTTGCAGCTGTCTCCCAGCCCCTCCCAGCATGCCACCATACCTCGTGCACATGAACACAGCAGCCGCAAGCTCAGAGGCAAAAAGCGGAAGTACGAGGAAGCCTCTGGCAGTTCGCAGGCCTACAAAATGTCCAGTGGCTCCACAGAGCGCGGAGCTGTGAGCGTGGCAGAGATCGACATGGATGGCAAATATGTCAGGCTGAAGAACAACTCTGAGACAGTAAGATAGCGGGATGGGGGTGAATGAAGAATTCATTTTGAAGCAAAATACACATTACTGGCTTATATAAAGAGACTTAGGCATGGGTGTTTGTATGGTCCCTCtccaggagcagctgctgggtGGTTGGAAGGTTAGGTGGATGTACCCTGACTCTGGAGACATTTCCTTCCACATCCCCTCCTCCTGCGTCCTGGCTGGTGGGCAGACACTCACAGTGAGTAGTTAACATCATTAGTGGGAGCCCTGCAGAGATGGTGAAAAGGAAtaaagtgaagtgtgtgtgcacatctgtcAGATCTGGGCAGCAGGTGCTGAGGCAGAGGCAGATGTCCAGCCTGGGGACCTGGTTCTTCAGGGTCACAGGAGCTGGGGGCCCATCACTGATGTACGGGTGGTTCTTCTCAATTTGGACCAAGAGGTAAGTGGAACAGCTGCATCCCCCAGAATGCACCAGTGCAGTCAAGCATTTAAACACGCCCTGATTCATTTCCTGTGTGGTGGCCTTTAAAGGCCTTTTGGTCAAGGTgatgagctgtgtcacatggtgCATTCGAGAACCACCAGAAAGTTCAGTTATGATTGTACCTGTGTCACTTCTGTAATTATTGAAGGAAGGATTAATTTGTGCTCTGGGCGTATGTCGGTGTTTGATATACAGTCATGTGATGCTGTTTCAGGAAGTGGCAGAGCGCACGGTGTGCATGCAGGCCAGAGGTGGTGAGGAAACAGAGTTGGAGTTTGAAGAGTTTGTAGCAGGCAGTGACATCCAACGCCACCGGAGACAGGTAAGCATACTTCAAAAAGGGCCAAAACAGTAATTGTTCCATGACCACAGTGAGCATGGATTAAAGTTTTATGTATCTATGACGGATTGTCAGCTGTCGTAAGGCTAAAAATAAGATCAAATTGTGgcaaaaatgtctttgtttgaaCTTGGACAAGATAGCTTAGAGCAGTTTTTCCCACCCTTTATCAAGCCATGGCAcatatttttacaaataaaataaaatcccaCAGCACATCTAGGcgttcattatttttatttttattttatatatatatatatatatatatgtgtgtgtgtgtgtgtgtgtgttttaactccTAAAACTTCCTGAGACCAAACAAaatattcctgctttagataAATGTTgttgattcatgttaatcagacattaactagttagctaatcgatgcacattataaaaacacatattcaTAAAGTAAAGAGTAAACATTGTAGAAATATATGGAGTAGAAAGTACCGATAATCGCTGACAATAAATGTTAACATCAACTTAAAGaaaagctgggaggaagctaGAAGTTGTAGTAGACGGtaatatttgttgttttccatATCTGCTGCCTCCCCAGACACCATGGGCATAAGGAGATTTctcacagagaaacagaaagtaagcgtttacttctgtaggtaaaacaggtgtttaacaacctgttaaaatccaccagaacGCAGGAAATGACATCTACTTCATAAAACTCTTCTGACAACTTGTTCAAACGTTTTGTTATTTATAGCCCATTAACAAGAATGGTACCATAAGTCTTGCAAAGAAATATTGGTTTTATGCACTAGCTTTGAACTAGTATGGATAATGGACAACATGGTGTTTAAATATCGAGGCGTATGCGGCCACAAGCCCAAGTGATAGAAAAttatcagatttattttctgctttgatcCCTGAGTGAGGTGTGACTGGATGGATTTAACACACAAAGCCTGACACTCCTGTTTCTCTTTGCCTGCTCtgaagccaaaaagaaagaagaagaaatgttgctctgtgtgttgatgaagagcAGACGGCATCCTGTACAGTAGGTGAGGAGGACAGTGACGCCCAGTCAGGCCCTCTGCTTAACTGCATGTCCCTGCTGTGCTTTGCTATGTATATAACAAGATGCTTGGCTTGTTATTAGTGTTGTCATTTGTGGATAACTGGTATCACAAAGCTGCTTAGCAATCCCAAAGGGTCTGTGTGTTGATCTGAAAGAGGCAGTGTTATTTACTAGCTCTGGTAGTGTCCTCCTCCAGCATGCAGCTTGTGATGTAACTTCCTGTTGTAGTCCACGTATGAGAAGTCATAGGATCAGCACTTCCTGAAGTCTGAGAGGCAATCATAAGAAAAGTAGAATCTTCTGTTATACCTATACACTAATCACAAAGAGGGCTGGCTAACATGCTAATCATGCTTCATGGTCCATCTCAGGTCTTTGTTCATAAGTGTGACTAGTACGTTCATGTTCAAATGTCAGTATCCCTTTTTGTAATtctatgtttttattatgtttttactcaaaaacaaaactaaaccaaCCATATGATCATCGTGGGTCTAACCCTGCATTCACTCCAAGAGCAACTCGAGCTGTACAATCCCTGGAAGTCGTTCACTTTCTATGGGCAAGAGTGACTAAAGCTACAAGACTTGAGCGTCTATAAAAAGTTGAAGACGGTTTACCTTTATGCTATGACATGTTTCagctgtaaaacacagacaaccaATCGGAATGTAGACGTTCTTCACTTGTGTGGCTCGGAGCATGCTACTTTTGGTTTCTGCTGTACTTTAGTTCTTATGAAGATGATGTGTGAGAGGTTGGTCGCTGCCATCGCTGGGCACCCAGCGTTGTATGACAAACAAAAAGGCTCTGTCCTGGGACGAGGTGTCACGGGTTGTTGGTTGGCCTGCTGAGTTAATAATTTGTGAGAATATTTTAAAGTACGAGGCGCGATACTAATCGAGCTCATAGCATGCTAGTTGTTACTGTTGCTACGAGGCACGTCTCTAATACATCGCTTGCATGATCGCAACAagcctctgctgtgtttgcatTTATCACAAGCACTAGTCTTCCTTGCAGATTAATTTTTTGTTCCATTGAGATTAAA
This portion of the Parambassis ranga chromosome 3, fParRan2.1, whole genome shotgun sequence genome encodes:
- the LOC114433889 gene encoding lamin-L(III)-like isoform X2, whose product is MASATSTPVASSSRSSRSSRRSAAAGLASTSPTCLSRIQEKDDLRHLNDRLANYIQRVQELESERSVMLFQLEEKEESKSREMGNVRRLYEEELADVRKSLDVLAGERAGLQIDYGNLCEEQKKLQARNQKRENDLANALTQWRKVESALSSKDAEYTKLLSENRRLHDDFADLQGQLENVENVLADTKNQLNSEMLRRIDMENQVQTLKEQLELQKNISEQEILEIRSRHESRLVEVDSGRRREFESKLAGTMQQLRQDHEFQLQQYKEEIDRTFSSKLQNAQQAALEKNNVVSATKDELETAKARVDTLNLQLQQYQKDKMLLEGRLQELERTLDQERELWQQKLHQKEQELLNLRSQMFSQLEDYENLLDIKLALDMEINAYRKMLEVEEQRLQLSPSPSQHATIPRAHEHSSRKLRGKKRKYEEASGSSQAYKMSSGSTERGAVSVAEIDMDGKYVRLKNNSETEQLLGGWKVRWMYPDSGDISFHIPSSCVLAGGQTLTIWAAGAEAEADVQPGDLVLQGHRSWGPITDVRVVLLNLDQEEVAERTVCMQARGGEETELEFEEFVAGSDIQRHRRQDLSKEASCAVM
- the LOC114433889 gene encoding lamin-L(III)-like isoform X1, producing the protein MASATSTPVASSSRSSRSSRRSAAAGLASTSPTCLSRIQEKDDLRHLNDRLANYIQRVQELESERSVMLFQLEEKEESKSREMGNVRRLYEEELADVRKSLDVLAGERAGLQIDYGNLCEEQKKLQARNQKRENDLANALTQWRKVESALSSKDAEYTKLLSENRRLHDDFADLQGQLENVENVLADTKNQLNSEMLRRIDMENQVQTLKEQLELQKNISEQEILEIRSRHESRLVEVDSGRRREFESKLAGTMQQLRQDHEFQLQQYKEEIDRTFSSKLQNAQQAALEKNNVVSATKDELETAKARVDTLNLQLQQYQKDKMLLEGRLQELERTLDQERELWQQKLHQKEQELLNLRSQMFSQLEDYENLLDIKLALDMEINAYRKMLEVEEQRLQLSPSPSQHATIPRAHEHSSRKLRGKKRKYEEASGSSQAYKMSSGSTERGAVSVAEIDMDGKYVRLKNNSETEQLLGGWKVRWMYPDSGDISFHIPSSCVLAGGQTLTIWAAGAEAEADVQPGDLVLQGHRSWGPITDVRVVLLNLDQEEVAERTVCMQARGGEETELEFEEFVAGSDIQRHRRQPKRKKKKCCSVC